In a single window of the Candidatus Hydrogenedentota bacterium genome:
- a CDS encoding PIG-L family deacetylase — MYVPDGLPVDEALARTTHLCVAAHQDDIEIMAYDGIIKCFQQKDKWFCGVVVTNGSGSPRDDVYKDYTDEQMRVIRQLEQKKAAMVGEYSAQALLDYPSSAIKSASDTRAVEDLVLLLKKTRPQVVYTHNLADKHDTHVGVTLKLIAAIRSLPSSERPQALYGCEVWRDLDWLVDTDKVAFDCSAHENLQFALLGVFDSQVAGGKRYDLATLGRRRAHATYHASHSTDATTGICFGMDLTPLIKDDSLDVAQYVQQFIERFANDVAARIAKFR; from the coding sequence TTGTACGTCCCCGATGGATTGCCGGTGGATGAAGCCCTCGCGCGCACGACGCATCTTTGCGTGGCCGCGCATCAAGACGACATCGAAATCATGGCCTACGACGGCATCATCAAGTGCTTTCAGCAGAAAGACAAGTGGTTTTGCGGCGTTGTGGTGACGAACGGCAGCGGCTCGCCGCGCGACGACGTGTACAAGGACTATACCGACGAGCAGATGCGCGTGATTCGTCAATTGGAGCAGAAGAAGGCCGCGATGGTCGGTGAGTACTCGGCCCAGGCACTGCTCGACTATCCGTCGTCCGCCATCAAAAGCGCGTCCGACACGCGGGCGGTCGAAGACCTTGTGCTCTTGCTGAAGAAGACCCGTCCTCAAGTGGTTTATACGCACAATCTCGCCGACAAGCATGACACGCACGTCGGCGTGACGCTCAAGCTCATCGCGGCGATTCGCAGCCTTCCAAGCAGCGAGCGGCCGCAGGCCCTGTACGGATGCGAAGTGTGGCGCGACCTCGATTGGCTCGTTGATACCGATAAAGTCGCTTTCGATTGTTCCGCGCACGAGAACCTGCAATTCGCCCTGTTGGGCGTGTTCGATTCGCAGGTAGCCGGCGGAAAGCGTTACGATCTTGCCACCTTAGGACGACGACGCGCGCATGCAACGTACCACGCTTCGCACAGCACCGACGCCACGACCGGCATCTGTTTTGGAATGGACCTGACTCCGCTCATCAAAGACGACAGTCTTGACGTGGCCCAATACGTCCAGCAGTTCATCGAACGTTTTGCGAACGATGTGGCTGCGCGTATCGCCAAATTCCGTTAA
- a CDS encoding helical backbone metal receptor yields MRKIRATCFATFVALAVCLGCGAPSLPAPRDTKHGGIVTFGPNLTETVFALGQGDRIVGITSFCDYPPEALSKERLGGYLDPNLERIAVLRPSLLILPGRHEKLSELAKQYNIPILNAHMDNMESIHTSIVNIGEALECPDKATALWNSITVQLDTIREKVGGKPRPKVLLINTRTNHDLNNLFSVGKSSFLAELTDVAGGENIFNDVNDPYFEASKETIVMRAPDVIVEFHSGEPLTPEQQAEFVADWNELPSLPAVQNKRVYLFMESYGLRPGPRIALTARKLAEMLHPGIELPAP; encoded by the coding sequence ATGCGAAAGATACGCGCAACGTGCTTCGCGACATTCGTCGCGCTCGCCGTTTGTCTTGGGTGCGGCGCCCCGTCGTTACCCGCTCCCCGCGACACAAAGCATGGCGGCATTGTTACCTTTGGCCCGAACCTCACCGAGACCGTGTTTGCTTTGGGTCAAGGCGATAGGATTGTCGGGATCACATCGTTCTGCGACTATCCTCCCGAAGCCCTTTCAAAAGAAAGACTCGGCGGGTACCTCGATCCGAATTTGGAGCGCATCGCCGTGTTGCGCCCGTCGTTGTTGATTCTCCCCGGTCGCCACGAAAAGCTCTCGGAACTTGCCAAGCAATACAACATCCCGATCCTGAATGCTCACATGGACAACATGGAGTCCATTCACACAAGTATCGTCAATATCGGCGAGGCGTTGGAATGCCCGGATAAGGCCACGGCCCTCTGGAATTCGATCACCGTTCAACTCGATACGATTCGCGAGAAAGTGGGAGGGAAGCCGCGTCCAAAGGTCCTTCTCATCAACACGCGCACGAATCACGACCTGAACAACTTGTTCTCCGTGGGGAAGTCTTCCTTTCTCGCGGAGTTGACAGACGTAGCCGGAGGGGAGAACATCTTCAACGACGTCAACGATCCCTATTTCGAGGCGTCGAAGGAGACTATCGTGATGCGCGCCCCTGACGTAATCGTCGAGTTCCATTCCGGCGAACCGCTCACGCCCGAACAGCAGGCCGAGTTCGTGGCCGATTGGAACGAGCTCCCTTCGTTGCCTGCGGTGCAGAACAAGCGCGTGTACCTCTTCATGGAATCGTACGGATTGCGGCCGGGTCCGCGCATTGCGCTTACCGCACGCAAACTCGCCGAGATGTTACATCCCGGCATCGAGTTACCCGCACCATGA